ACGCCTCGAGCGCCGTCAGCACCTGGTCCACGGCGGCGTCGCCGACGGTGTGGGCGTGGACCTGGAAGCCATGCTTTTCGAACAGGGGTATCCACTTGTTCAACTGCTCGTCGGTGAACATCGACAGGCCCTTGTTGCCGTCCGTATCGAGGTAGGGCCGTTTCACCGCCGCGGTCTGGTTTTCCATCACGCCGTCCACGAGCAGCTTCACCTGCATGGCGCGGAGCATCTCGTCGCCGTCGAGCTTGCGTGCGAGCAGCGCGTCCCAGTCCTCGTCCCACGTCTCCGTCACCAACAGGCTAAGGTTGACGCGCGCAGTCAGCAGGCCCTGCTCCCGAAGGTGTTTCCACACCTTGTCGCGCTCCGGCGTCTCCCAGGCGTCGTTGATGGTGGTGATACCGTATTCGTTCGCCTTGCGCATGGCAAACTGCAGGGTTTTCAGAGAATCCTCGAAGCTGACCTCGGGGGCGTAGGATTCGGGCAGGTACGCGGCGGTCTCTATCAGCAGCCCGGAGGGCTCGCCGCCGGCGCGCCGGTGGATGATCCCGCCCACGGGGTCTTCCGTCGAGGCGTCGATGCCGACGATTTCCAGCGCCTTGCTGTTAACCACCGCGTGGTGCCCGTCCAGGTCCATCAAGTAGACCGGGCGGTCGGGAGAGATTATATCCAGGTCCTCCTTGAAGAGCTGCTCGGGCGAGTCGGGTGTTGACGCCTCCCAGCCGGTGCCCCTGAGCCAGGGGGATTCGCGGTCCTGGGCGGCGCACTCCTCGAGCCTGGCCACCAGTTCCTCCTTGGTGTACAGGCCGTAAAGATTGCACTCGTGGACGAAAACGGAGGCCGTGCTCGGGTGCATGTGGACGTCGTGGAATCCGGGCATCAGCATCTTGCCGGCAAGGTCGACCACTTCGGTTTCGGGCCCGACGTAGCCCTGGACGCCATCATCCGGGCCGACGTATACGATGGTGTCGCCCCGGACGGCGACGGCCTCGGCCCACGGCCGGTTTTCGTCCACGGTATATACGGCGCCGTTACGGAAGACCGTCGTTGCCTTGTCGTCCTTGCGGACGCAAGCCGCGGCCGCGAGAACGACGCACACGGTAATGCAGAGCAAGCGTCTCATAAGACCTCCTTTATCCTGTTGCGGATTCGAAAGTTGTGCCTTGACCGATGGGTGTCCACCTTGCAAGGGGAAAGTGGTTTCTTCTTCCAAGGAAGCATCTCATCGTAACCCTTCCGGGCCGCCTATTCAAGCCGAAGGGTTCGGGCTTGCCGGAATGGCGCACGTTGGAACTTATACTCATGGGCAAGCCAATTTATGGTCAGGGCGGCATTTAATAGTTTCATATAGTATTAACTAAATATAATCTATTTTTATATTTTTCCCTTGACAAAAGTAGAAAAAGTTGTTATATATTATTTTAGGGTTGCGTGTGAGTTTTTAGTCGGTAACAGAGGAAGAGATAGTTGAACAAGAGAAGAAAGAAGCAACCTCCCGAAAATGGTCACCCGGAACCCTCGCCGGGGGTTAGGCGTTCTCTTAGTCAGTAACAGAGGAAGAGATAGTTGAACAAGAGAAGAAAGAAGCAAACAGGGCAGAGAAGACTGAACAAGAGAGGAGAGAAGCAAACCATGAATACGATCACCCAGAACGCTCGCCGAGAGACGCTCGCGACCGGACGCGTCAAGGCCTCTTGTCCCCAGTGCACGTCCAGGTGGCTCGCGGAGGGCATTGAGGAAGGGCAGCGCATAACGTGTCCCGCTTGTAGGTACACGTTTGAGTTTCACTCACCCTCCAGCCCCACCAGGTCCCTGACCTGCTCGGACGTTCTGCAGGCGGTTTCCCAGGAATCCGACGGCGGCGACGGGCTGGGCGAGAGGGAGCTTCCCTCCAACCATCGCCTCACGCTGGAGATACTCAACGGCCCCCGCAAGGGGCGGACGCTGGAGATCAACAAGAGCCGCATAACGATGGGGCGCGGCTTCGAGGACATGCAGTTCCTGGACACCCAGATCTCGCGCAAGCACGCCGTACTCGAGATTTACGGCGATCGCGCGATCCTGCTGCGCGATTGCGCGTCCACCAACGGCACGTACGTAAACGACCGGCCCGTGTCCCAGACGGAGCTCAAGGACGGCGACCTCGTCCGCCTGGGCGGGGTGTTGGGTGGGACGGCCTTAAAGCTCCGGGTTCGGGAAAAATCTTCCTGACCCCCGTGCGGAGCGGCGACGAGGCGGCTCTTTCCTGATCCCCTTTACCTCCATCCATTCCTTCTAACGAGCCCTCCACCGGAGGGCTCGTTTTTTGAAGGGCAAAGACTCTTTTCAAAGGGCCCTTGGCACCATTGCCGCAGATTGAAA
The DNA window shown above is from Acidobacteriota bacterium and carries:
- a CDS encoding amidohydrolase is translated as MRRLLCITVCVVLAAAACVRKDDKATTVFRNGAVYTVDENRPWAEAVAVRGDTIVYVGPDDGVQGYVGPETEVVDLAGKMLMPGFHDVHMHPSTASVFVHECNLYGLYTKEELVARLEECAAQDRESPWLRGTGWEASTPDSPEQLFKEDLDIISPDRPVYLMDLDGHHAVVNSKALEIVGIDASTEDPVGGIIHRRAGGEPSGLLIETAAYLPESYAPEVSFEDSLKTLQFAMRKANEYGITTINDAWETPERDKVWKHLREQGLLTARVNLSLLVTETWDEDWDALLARKLDGDEMLRAMQVKLLVDGVMENQTAAVKRPYLDTDGNKGLSMFTDEQLNKWIPLFEKHGFQVHAHTVGDAAVDQVLTALEASREANGAPNDWPFLIHCYLIDPADYPRIEAAGATVNFTMLWRQYSESIADLVEPYLTEEQFERLMPMADAHDYGLVVTGASDWYVSQMDPLASVAAALTGKAVPYYRDEPYDPDGQPVMPGKKPSLETMLAAYTINGAYASHIEAFTGSIEVGKRADLIVLERNLFEIPVEQIYGTRVLMTMLSGKVVYALMTILDGKAVYGTLDSSPAGAGT
- a CDS encoding FHA domain-containing protein, yielding MNTITQNARRETLATGRVKASCPQCTSRWLAEGIEEGQRITCPACRYTFEFHSPSSPTRSLTCSDVLQAVSQESDGGDGLGERELPSNHRLTLEILNGPRKGRTLEINKSRITMGRGFEDMQFLDTQISRKHAVLEIYGDRAILLRDCASTNGTYVNDRPVSQTELKDGDLVRLGGVLGGTALKLRVREKSS